Within Agarivorans litoreus, the genomic segment CGCCTCCATCGAAGCCGCTCGTGCAGGTGAGCATGGTCGCGGCTTTGCCATTGTGGCCAACGAAGTAAGAAATCTTGCTAACCGCAGTCATCAATCTGCCAACGAAATCAGCGACAGTATGCGTGAAGTACAACGCAACATTAATGAAGTGCTCGAGCACATCACTCAACTAACCACCCAAGCTCAAGAGATTCAAGACACTGTGGATAATTCACGCCAGCAACTTAAGCTGATTTACACCAAAAACCAAGAGCTTCAAGCCCAAACAGAAATGATAGCGAGCAACAGTGAACAACAACACGCGGCAACTATCGAGCTTTCTGCTCACATCAACCAAGTAGCAGACTCTGCCCGAGAAAACACCGCCAGTGCCGAGCAAAGCGCCGACATTGCCAAACACCTTAGCGTGTTAAGTCAGCAAGGAGCGTAATATGAATACTAGCGTTATTATTGCCACTAGCGTAATTAGCCTACTGCTAATATCAGTTGCTATCTCTTGGTTATTAGCCAAGCGCCGCACTCAACAGCAGTACGCTGGCCTGGCAGCATTAAAGCAGCTAAAGAATTTAGTGGTATCACTGCAAAAACATCGCGGCCTAAGTTGTGCGATTCTAAACGGCGACCAACAGCAATCTACCGCATTAAATGCGCAACAAAAGCAAATTGTAAGCGCCCACCTTAGTTTAAGCGAAGACAGCTTTGTATCGCGCCAAGCTCGCTGGGATAGCTTTAATCAACACTGGCCAAGGCTACAGCAAAACTGGCCAAGCAATAACTTAGAAAACAATATTGCTCAACACAGTTTGATGATCAAAAACTTGCTGTTTTTGTCTCAAGACCTAGCCAGTTTTTACTGCTTATCTAGCCTAAGCAAGCAACATAAAAACATCGACTTTTTGTGGTTTGAACTGTTGGAAACAGCAGAATCAATTGGTCAAGTAAGGGCGCTAGGCAGCGGTTTGGCAGCTGCCAAACAAAGCAGCAGCGTTGAGCGGATCCGTTTGGCCTTCTTGCACAACAAAATTGCCCAAATTGATTCGCAATCACTCAACCATTTTGCTCACAGCTTTATTCCCAATGACCCAGCTTATCAGCCCTTGTTGGAACAGCTGCTTGATACCATAGAAGTTGAGCTGATCAACAAACCTCAGCCGACCATTTCGGTGAATGAGTATTTTCAGCAAGCGAGTAAAGTACTGGAAGGGCTATACCAACTATTTGATGCTGGAATAGCTCATTTAGAAGCGCAGCGACACGCTAAGCATTAGCTAGGCTAAGTGGCTACGCAGCTGCCAAAGTTGCTGGCCACTGTTTTGATATTTACGTTCAAAAGCAGTAATTGGGGTATCGGTTTTAAAGCTATTTAGCTGGCTTGAATAGCCAGCTAATTCTAGCGCTACTTGAAACTCTTCCAAGTAAGTTTGCCAGTTACTGCGCAGTTCGAGTTGCCCACCAAGCTTAAGCAAATAAGGGAACACTGCACTGCCGTGCCAACGACGCTGCAAGTGTCGCGACTTTGGCCAAGGATTCGGGTACAAGATGTAATGATGACTAGGCTGCCACCCAGCTTCCACGGCCAAACGCCAAAAGTCGTTTAAATCCACTTGCAGTAGCAAATAATTTTGCCCTGCTTGGTCAAAATGCGCCTGATGTTTAGTTAGCCGATGGGCAGATTTATCCATGCCAATCACCAAAGCATCAGGGTGCAATTCAGCCAAGGCAGCAGTGCTCACACCGGTACCACAGCAAGAATCAAACACCAGAGGTCGCGCCGCCGCCTCTACCTGCTTTTCTAACTGCAAAAATGCTTCTAGAGTATGCTGGCGATAAGGCTTTTTGAACTCTTCATCAAGGTGGCGCTGTACCACCTTGTTTAAGTTTTCGTGGATACCTTGCTGGTTAGAGCTAACGCTACGAGAGTTACCTTCCATTATGCTCTCAACCCATAACCGCGTTTGATCAAGGTATACGCCCAGATATACAAAATGGCGATAAAGCCCAAGATCATGCTAAATGATAAATACAGCGATACATCGGTTATGCCTAAGAAGCCAAAACGAAAGGCATTAACCATGTAAACAATCGGGTTGATTTGTGACACTCCCTGCCAAAACTCAGGCAATAAACTAATTGAATAGAACACTCCTCCCAAGTAAGTAAGCGGCGTTAAGATAAAGGTAGGGATGATGCTAATGTCATCAAAGGTATTGGCGTAAATCGCATTAATAAGCCCACCTAATGCAAACAGTATTGAGGTTAACAACACCGTGAGCATAATCGCGGCAACACTGTGTAACTGTAGAGGAACAAAGAATAGCGATACCATTGTGACAATAAAGCCAACACATAAGCCACGAGCAACACCACCACCAACAAAACCAAAAATGATGATATAGTTTGGTACCGGCGCGACGAGCAGCTCTTCAATGTTTCGCTGAAACTTACAGCTAAAAAACGAAGACGCTACATTAGAGTATGAGTTGGTAATCACCGACATCATAATCAAACCAGGAACAATGAATTCCATGTAGCTATAACCACCCATTTGGCCAATTCGCGAACCAATCAGGTTACCAAAAATAACAAAATACAGGCTCATGGTAATGGCAGGCGGTACCAAGGTTTGCACCCAAATACGCCCAAACCGAATGATTTCTTTAGTTAAAATGCTTTTTAAAGCGGTGCCATACAATGCGAGCTTCATGCTTGCCTCCCTTGAGCCACTAGGGTTACAAACAACTCTTCTAAACGGTTGGCTTTATTGCGCATGCTATGAACTACCACCCCGGTTTCATCAAGCAAGCGAAACACTGCATTTAAGCCTTGGCTCTTTTCTACATCAACTTCCAAGGTGTGATCGTCAACTAAGCGTGATACAAAACCCGCTAGATCCACCGCTTGCTGACGACTCTCAATATCAAAAATAAAAGTTTCTAAATTTAACTTTGAGAGAAGCTGCTTCATTGAAGTGTTTTCTACCAGCTCACCCTTATCAATAATACCGATATTGCGGCACAGCATCTCGGCTTCTTCTAAGTAGTGAGTGGTTAAAATAATGGTTATGCCTTGGCTATTAAGCTGCTTTAAGAAATCCCACATTGAACGACGTAGCTCTATGTCTACCCCAGCGGTAGGCTCATCCAAGATAAGCAACTTTGGCTCATGCATTAAGGCTCGCGCAATCATCAATCGGCGCTTCATACCACCGGATAATTCGCGCGCTCGGGCATTGCGCTTTTCCCACAAATCCAATTGGGCGAGGTACTTTTCTGCGCGCTGCATAGCAAGAGGCCGCGGCACACCATAGTAACCAGCTTGATTCACCACAATTTGCAACACTGTTTCAAATTGGTTGAAGTTAAACTCTTGGGGAACAAGACCTACATACGACTTGGCCACTTCCAAATCGGTATCAATGTCATGACCAAAAATCTTAACCGAGCCAGCAGACTTATTTACCAAAGAGGTAATCACCCCGATGGATGTGGACTTTCCTGCTCCATTTGGGCCTAACAACGCAAAGAAATCTCCTTGCTCAACCACTAAATCGAAGCCTTTTACCGCTTGCACCCCACCGGGGTAGGTTTTCTTCAAACCTTGAATCGCTAACGCCTGCATAATCACAACTTAAATTAACAATAAAAAAATGGGCCCTTAGGGCCCAATGATTAACCACTTAATCTAGCGGTATCACTTTGCCCACATAGGGTAGATTGCGGTAGTACTGGTCAAAATCAAGGCCATAGCCAATCACAAATTCATCAGGAATAGTAAACCCAGCCCAATCAACAGGTACTTCAACTTCTCGGCGTGAAGGCTTATCTAGCAAAGTACAAATAGATACACTGTTTGGCTCACGCAAGGACAGCATTTCTCTCACTTTACTTAAGGTATTACCGGTATCGATGATATCTTCAACGATGATCACATCACAGCCTTTAATATCGTCATCCAAATCTTTTAATACACGAACATCTCTGGTACTTACCATGCTACTGCCGTAGCTTGATACTGTCATGAAATCGAGCGTTAAGTTACGATCAATTTTACGCGCTAAATCAGACAGAAAAATACAAGATCCACGTAATAAGCCAACCAGTACCAATTTACGGTCAGATGAGAACTTTTGTTCAATCTCCTTACCAATTTCTGCTACTCGTTGAGCAATTTCCTGCTCGCTGATCATTTCTTCTACGCGATGTTTCATAATGTCGACCTATCAATTGGCTGAGTATCTCAGCAAAAACTTATCTAGCATGAATGAAAAAAGAAAAACAAATATACGAATTATCAATAAATTAACAAACAAATTATTAGTTGTTTATATCAATAGCTATTAATTAGCTTGTAAATACACTATGATTTAATTGAAAGGCATTCGCATGTCGTCGGTTCTTTTTCACTGAACGACACATTTTAGATGATTTTTATCTGAAATGGTAAACAAGAAATGCCTCATAAAAAATAATAATTGAAATAACAAACGCGAGAACAAACTATGCAATCTAGCACCTTAAGACGCCGTACCCGGCTGTCACCAGAAGTTCGCCGTAAACAGCTCATGCAATGCGCTGTTGAAATTTTTGCCCGTCGTGGTATTGGTCGTGCAGGTCACGCCGAAATCGCTGAACTAGCAAACGTATCGGTAGCAACTGTTTTCAACTACTTTAATACCCGTGAAGACCTAGTGGATGCTGTTCTATCTGAGGTAGAACAAACTATGTTAGGTTTGGTTGAGCAAACTTACCCAACTGATGAAAATGCGATTACTGCTATCCAGCATCATTTGTCAGCTTTGGTAGAACTGGCTTACAGCAACTCAGATGTGACTCACATTTGGCTGGAGTGGAGCTCTTCAGTGCGTGAAGACGTATGGCCACGTTTTAGCGCTGTAATGGCTAAAATCAACCAACAAATTGGCGAGAGCATTCAATCGGGCTTCGATAGCAAAGAAATCAGTAGCGCGCTAAATGCTTTACAAGCTGCTCAAGCGATTAATGCAGGATTGTACCTAGCAGTACAAATGATTAATCGACCAGACAGCCCAGAGCGCCAAGAAGTTGTAGATTTCTTGAATGACTTTGTATTGTCACTACTGCGCCCACCGGGTAAGTAAGTAGCAAGGGCCCTAAGGGCCCTTTTTTAATGCTTGATTAACGCACTAAGCTTAGTGTGTATACCTTCAAACCCGCCATTGCTCATTACCAAAATCTGATCACC encodes:
- a CDS encoding nitrate- and nitrite sensing domain-containing protein; the protein is MNTSVIIATSVISLLLISVAISWLLAKRRTQQQYAGLAALKQLKNLVVSLQKHRGLSCAILNGDQQQSTALNAQQKQIVSAHLSLSEDSFVSRQARWDSFNQHWPRLQQNWPSNNLENNIAQHSLMIKNLLFLSQDLASFYCLSSLSKQHKNIDFLWFELLETAESIGQVRALGSGLAAAKQSSSVERIRLAFLHNKIAQIDSQSLNHFAHSFIPNDPAYQPLLEQLLDTIEVELINKPQPTISVNEYFQQASKVLEGLYQLFDAGIAHLEAQRHAKH
- the trmB gene encoding tRNA (guanine(46)-N(7))-methyltransferase TrmB: MEGNSRSVSSNQQGIHENLNKVVQRHLDEEFKKPYRQHTLEAFLQLEKQVEAAARPLVFDSCCGTGVSTAALAELHPDALVIGMDKSAHRLTKHQAHFDQAGQNYLLLQVDLNDFWRLAVEAGWQPSHHYILYPNPWPKSRHLQRRWHGSAVFPYLLKLGGQLELRSNWQTYLEEFQVALELAGYSSQLNSFKTDTPITAFERKYQNSGQQLWQLRSHLA
- a CDS encoding ABC transporter permease, translated to MKLALYGTALKSILTKEIIRFGRIWVQTLVPPAITMSLYFVIFGNLIGSRIGQMGGYSYMEFIVPGLIMMSVITNSYSNVASSFFSCKFQRNIEELLVAPVPNYIIIFGFVGGGVARGLCVGFIVTMVSLFFVPLQLHSVAAIMLTVLLTSILFALGGLINAIYANTFDDISIIPTFILTPLTYLGGVFYSISLLPEFWQGVSQINPIVYMVNAFRFGFLGITDVSLYLSFSMILGFIAILYIWAYTLIKRGYGLRA
- a CDS encoding ABC transporter ATP-binding protein; this encodes MQALAIQGLKKTYPGGVQAVKGFDLVVEQGDFFALLGPNGAGKSTSIGVITSLVNKSAGSVKIFGHDIDTDLEVAKSYVGLVPQEFNFNQFETVLQIVVNQAGYYGVPRPLAMQRAEKYLAQLDLWEKRNARARELSGGMKRRLMIARALMHEPKLLILDEPTAGVDIELRRSMWDFLKQLNSQGITIILTTHYLEEAEMLCRNIGIIDKGELVENTSMKQLLSKLNLETFIFDIESRQQAVDLAGFVSRLVDDHTLEVDVEKSQGLNAVFRLLDETGVVVHSMRNKANRLEELFVTLVAQGRQA
- the hpt gene encoding hypoxanthine phosphoribosyltransferase, with amino-acid sequence MKHRVEEMISEQEIAQRVAEIGKEIEQKFSSDRKLVLVGLLRGSCIFLSDLARKIDRNLTLDFMTVSSYGSSMVSTRDVRVLKDLDDDIKGCDVIIVEDIIDTGNTLSKVREMLSLREPNSVSICTLLDKPSRREVEVPVDWAGFTIPDEFVIGYGLDFDQYYRNLPYVGKVIPLD
- a CDS encoding TetR/AcrR family transcriptional regulator, which produces MQSSTLRRRTRLSPEVRRKQLMQCAVEIFARRGIGRAGHAEIAELANVSVATVFNYFNTREDLVDAVLSEVEQTMLGLVEQTYPTDENAITAIQHHLSALVELAYSNSDVTHIWLEWSSSVREDVWPRFSAVMAKINQQIGESIQSGFDSKEISSALNALQAAQAINAGLYLAVQMINRPDSPERQEVVDFLNDFVLSLLRPPGK